One stretch of Daphnia pulicaria isolate SC F1-1A chromosome 8, SC_F0-13Bv2, whole genome shotgun sequence DNA includes these proteins:
- the LOC124310935 gene encoding raf homolog serine/threonine-protein kinase Raf-like isoform X4 yields the protein MAVNETLLGSTMTNFTLPSPKRHRKYEETGTIHDELRNIQSVIRLTKENIDALNAQFAGFQHPPLMYIAEYNELTSKLHEFKAREQELIERVSAATASNGRQSPGGHELEDCSDAELPPHLKTGFGPDGGGHHHGHQQQQIHHQQQAPGPPLIAIPPPPRSPLKSVVRAYLPNEQRTIVQVKPGQTVREALSKAMKLRKLDPSTCAVYRCTQPEVKVQWDADIASVEGGEIRVKLKDNFSATTSISHNFVRKTFFSLAYCESCRRLLFQGFYCRTCGYRFHQRCAAAVPPLCNPAHVAENTLLQMLISCPEGPVPYPYTAGLTYPPTFQPMQIPRRHPPPLAQRERSTSAPNVCYNMVGNQGGIDTALEDWSYRIKAHNLAATVTNFMGGGGSGGNGGAPPTLSGLGGASSPGSSPTKPSHSHSAQASPTNTLRPWRPRARSADESSKKVRASRESIEDWEIPADEILIGPRIGSGSFGTVYRGHWHGPVAVKTLNVKDPTPAQLQAFKNEVAVLRKTRHVNILLFMGCVSKPQLAIVTQWCEGSSLYKHLHVLETKFELLTLIETARQTAQGMDYLHAKNIIHRDLKSNNIFLHDDLTVKIGDFGLATVKTRWSGSHQFQQPSGSILWMAPEVIRMKDENPYSFQSDVYAFGVVLYELFSGQLPYSHISNKDQILFMVGRGFLRPDLSHVRSDTPKALRRLLESSIKFTREERPLFRQILVSLESLSRSLPKIHRSASEPTLSGSHFQSEDIYFAYALPKTPMNAQFGAFPLFNTGGVI from the exons ATGGCCGTGAACGAGACTCTTCTCGGCAGTACAATGACGAATTTCACCCTTCCCAGCCCTAAAAGACATCGCAAATATGAAGAAACAGGAACGATTCACGATGAG CTGCGGAACATTCAAAGTGTCATTCGCCTCAccaaagaaaatattgatGCGCTCAATGCACAGTTTGCTGGATTCCAACACCCACCCTTGATGTACATAGCT gAATACAATGAATTGACAAGCAAGTTGCACGAATTCAAAGCCCGAGAGCAAGAACTCATCGAAAGAGTAAGCGCAGCTACGGCATCCAACGGACGACAAAGTCCTGGTGGTCACGAGTTGGAAGATTGTTCCGATGCTGAATTGCCACCACACCTCAAAACAGGATTTGGGCCAGATGGAGGTGGTCATCATCATGgacaccagcaacaacaaattcaTCATCAACAACAAGCTCCCGGTCCGCCTTTAATTGctatccctcctcctcctcgatCACCTCTAAAGTCGGTAGTGCGAGCATACCTGCCCAACGAGCAACGGACGATCGTACAAGTCAAACCCGGCCAAACTGTGCGTGAAGCCCTTTCAAAAGCCATGAAGCTGCGCAAGCTGGACCCGTCCACGTGCGCGGTCTATCGATGCACACAGCCTGAG gtcaaagtacaatgGGATGCCGATATAGCTTCAGTCGAAGGTGGAGAGATTCGTGTTAAACTTAAGGATAACTTCTCAGCCACTACCAGCATATCTCACAATTTC GTGCGCAAaacattcttttctttggcttaCTGCGAGTCCTGCCGACGCCTGCTGTTTCAAGGCTTCTATTGTCGGACGTGCGGATATCGTTTTCATCAGCGTTGCGCTGCAGCCGTCCCTCCCTTGTGCAATCCGGCTCACGTAGCCGAAAACACACTCCTACAGAT GTTAATATCGTGTCCAGAGGGCCCCGTACCGTACCCGTACACAGCCGGCCTTACATACCCGCCGACATTCCAGCCGATGCAGATTCCTCGACGCCACCCTCCACCTCTAGCCCAAAGAGAACGATCAACATCGGCTCCTAACGTTTGTTACAATATGGTCGGCAATCAAGGCGGCATCGATACCGCATTAGAGGATTGGTCCTATCGTATCAAAGCTCACAACCTTGCTGCAACAG TAACAAATTTCATGGGAGGCGGCGGAAGCGGAGGCAACGGAGGAGCCCCACCCACCCTGAGTGGTCTTGGCGGAGCTTCCAGTCCGGGTAGCAGTCCGACTAAACCGTCGCATAGTCACAGTGCGCAGGCCAGCCCAACCAATACTTTACGGCCATGGAGACCACGAGCAAGAAGCGCGGACGAAAGTAGCAAAAAG GTGCGAGCGTCTCGCGAATCGATCGAAGATTGGGAGATTCCCGCAGACGAGATCCTCATTGGGCCGCGCATTGGTTCTGGCTCCTTCGGAACTGTGTATCGCGGACACTGGCACGGCCCAGTCGCTGTCAAAACCCTCAATGTCAAAGATCCGACACCAGCTCAGTTACAGGCATTCAAAAACGAAGTGGCAGTGTTGCGGAAAACCAG ACATGTCAACATTTTACTCTTTATGGGTTGCGTGAGTAAGCCGCAATTGGCCATCGTGACGCAATGGTGTGAAGGTTCATCCCTGTACAAACATCTCCACGTTCTCGAGACCAAGTTCGAGCTTCTAACACTCATCGAAACAGCGCGTCAAACAGCTCAGGGCATGGA TTATCTTCACGCCAAGAACATTATCCATCGCGATCTTAAAAGCAACAATATATTCTTGCACGACGACCTAACTGTCAAGATTGGAGATTTCGGTCTTGCCACGGTCAAAACACGCTGGTCAGGATCTCATCAGTTTCAGCAACCTTCGG GATCAATACTTTGGATGGCGCCGGAAGTGATACGCATGAAGGATGAAAATCCGTACAGTTTCCAGTCAGATGTGTACGCTTTCGGTGTTGTCCTCTATGAACTGTTTAGTGGCCAGCTACCTTATTCGCACATCAGCAACAAAGATCAG ATATTGTTCATGGTGGGCCGAGGATTCCTTCGTCCTGATTTGAGTCACGTTCGATCAGATACCCCGAAAGCGCTTCGCAGGCTACTGGAATCATCGATCAAGTTTACGCGAGAGGAACGACCTCTTTTTCGCCAGATACTCGTCTCCCTCGAAAGTCTGTCTCGTTCCTTACCCAAAATCCATCGCTCCGCTTCGGAACCTACACTGAGTGGAAGTCATTTCCAATCAGAGGATATTTACTTCGCCTACGCCCTGCCCAAGACTCCTATGAACGCCCAATTCGGCGCCTTTCCTCTATTCAATACGGGAGGTGTCAtttga
- the LOC124310935 gene encoding raf homolog serine/threonine-protein kinase Raf-like isoform X3, which yields MAVNETLLGSTMTNFTLPSPKRHRKYEETGTIHDELRNIQSVIRLTKENIDALNAQFAGFQHPPLMYIAEYNELTSKLHEFKAREQELIERVSAATASNGRQSPGGHELEDCSDAELPPHLKTGFGPDGGGHHHGHQQQQIHHQQQAPGPPLIAIPPPPRSPLKSVVRAYLPNEQRTIVQVKPGQTVREALSKAMKLRKLDPSTCAVYRCTQPEVKVQWDADIASVEGGEIRVKLKDNFSATTSISHNFVRKTFFSLAYCESCRRLLFQGFYCRTCGYRFHQRCAAAVPPLCNPAHVAENTLLQMLISCPEGPVPYPYTAGLTYPPTFQPMQIPRRHPPPLAQRERSTSAPNVCYNMVGNQGGIDTALEDWSYRIKAHNLAATANNSYFHRVTNFMGGGGSGGNGGAPPTLSGLGGASSPGSSPTKPSHSHSAQASPTNTLRPWRPRARSADESSKKVRASRESIEDWEIPADEILIGPRIGSGSFGTVYRGHWHGPVAVKTLNVKDPTPAQLQAFKNEVAVLRKTRHVNILLFMGCVSKPQLAIVTQWCEGSSLYKHLHVLETKFELLTLIETARQTAQGMDYLHAKNIIHRDLKSNNIFLHDDLTVKIGDFGLATVKTRWSGSHQFQQPSGSILWMAPEVIRMKDENPYSFQSDVYAFGVVLYELFSGQLPYSHISNKDQILFMVGRGFLRPDLSHVRSDTPKALRRLLESSIKFTREERPLFRQILVSLESLSRSLPKIHRSASEPTLSGSHFQSEDIYFAYALPKTPMNAQFGAFPLFNTGGVI from the exons ATGGCCGTGAACGAGACTCTTCTCGGCAGTACAATGACGAATTTCACCCTTCCCAGCCCTAAAAGACATCGCAAATATGAAGAAACAGGAACGATTCACGATGAG CTGCGGAACATTCAAAGTGTCATTCGCCTCAccaaagaaaatattgatGCGCTCAATGCACAGTTTGCTGGATTCCAACACCCACCCTTGATGTACATAGCT gAATACAATGAATTGACAAGCAAGTTGCACGAATTCAAAGCCCGAGAGCAAGAACTCATCGAAAGAGTAAGCGCAGCTACGGCATCCAACGGACGACAAAGTCCTGGTGGTCACGAGTTGGAAGATTGTTCCGATGCTGAATTGCCACCACACCTCAAAACAGGATTTGGGCCAGATGGAGGTGGTCATCATCATGgacaccagcaacaacaaattcaTCATCAACAACAAGCTCCCGGTCCGCCTTTAATTGctatccctcctcctcctcgatCACCTCTAAAGTCGGTAGTGCGAGCATACCTGCCCAACGAGCAACGGACGATCGTACAAGTCAAACCCGGCCAAACTGTGCGTGAAGCCCTTTCAAAAGCCATGAAGCTGCGCAAGCTGGACCCGTCCACGTGCGCGGTCTATCGATGCACACAGCCTGAG gtcaaagtacaatgGGATGCCGATATAGCTTCAGTCGAAGGTGGAGAGATTCGTGTTAAACTTAAGGATAACTTCTCAGCCACTACCAGCATATCTCACAATTTC GTGCGCAAaacattcttttctttggcttaCTGCGAGTCCTGCCGACGCCTGCTGTTTCAAGGCTTCTATTGTCGGACGTGCGGATATCGTTTTCATCAGCGTTGCGCTGCAGCCGTCCCTCCCTTGTGCAATCCGGCTCACGTAGCCGAAAACACACTCCTACAGAT GTTAATATCGTGTCCAGAGGGCCCCGTACCGTACCCGTACACAGCCGGCCTTACATACCCGCCGACATTCCAGCCGATGCAGATTCCTCGACGCCACCCTCCACCTCTAGCCCAAAGAGAACGATCAACATCGGCTCCTAACGTTTGTTACAATATGGTCGGCAATCAAGGCGGCATCGATACCGCATTAGAGGATTGGTCCTATCGTATCAAAGCTCACAACCTTGCTGCAACAG CCAACAACAGCTACTTCCACCGAG TAACAAATTTCATGGGAGGCGGCGGAAGCGGAGGCAACGGAGGAGCCCCACCCACCCTGAGTGGTCTTGGCGGAGCTTCCAGTCCGGGTAGCAGTCCGACTAAACCGTCGCATAGTCACAGTGCGCAGGCCAGCCCAACCAATACTTTACGGCCATGGAGACCACGAGCAAGAAGCGCGGACGAAAGTAGCAAAAAG GTGCGAGCGTCTCGCGAATCGATCGAAGATTGGGAGATTCCCGCAGACGAGATCCTCATTGGGCCGCGCATTGGTTCTGGCTCCTTCGGAACTGTGTATCGCGGACACTGGCACGGCCCAGTCGCTGTCAAAACCCTCAATGTCAAAGATCCGACACCAGCTCAGTTACAGGCATTCAAAAACGAAGTGGCAGTGTTGCGGAAAACCAG ACATGTCAACATTTTACTCTTTATGGGTTGCGTGAGTAAGCCGCAATTGGCCATCGTGACGCAATGGTGTGAAGGTTCATCCCTGTACAAACATCTCCACGTTCTCGAGACCAAGTTCGAGCTTCTAACACTCATCGAAACAGCGCGTCAAACAGCTCAGGGCATGGA TTATCTTCACGCCAAGAACATTATCCATCGCGATCTTAAAAGCAACAATATATTCTTGCACGACGACCTAACTGTCAAGATTGGAGATTTCGGTCTTGCCACGGTCAAAACACGCTGGTCAGGATCTCATCAGTTTCAGCAACCTTCGG GATCAATACTTTGGATGGCGCCGGAAGTGATACGCATGAAGGATGAAAATCCGTACAGTTTCCAGTCAGATGTGTACGCTTTCGGTGTTGTCCTCTATGAACTGTTTAGTGGCCAGCTACCTTATTCGCACATCAGCAACAAAGATCAG ATATTGTTCATGGTGGGCCGAGGATTCCTTCGTCCTGATTTGAGTCACGTTCGATCAGATACCCCGAAAGCGCTTCGCAGGCTACTGGAATCATCGATCAAGTTTACGCGAGAGGAACGACCTCTTTTTCGCCAGATACTCGTCTCCCTCGAAAGTCTGTCTCGTTCCTTACCCAAAATCCATCGCTCCGCTTCGGAACCTACACTGAGTGGAAGTCATTTCCAATCAGAGGATATTTACTTCGCCTACGCCCTGCCCAAGACTCCTATGAACGCCCAATTCGGCGCCTTTCCTCTATTCAATACGGGAGGTGTCAtttga
- the LOC124310935 gene encoding serine/threonine-protein kinase B-raf-like isoform X2: MAVNETLLGSTMTNFTLPSPKRHRKYEETGTIHDELRNIQSVIRLTKENIDALNAQFAGFQHPPLMYIAEYNELTSKLHEFKAREQELIERVSAATASNGRQSPGGHELEDCSDAELPPHLKTGFGPDGGGHHHGHQQQQIHHQQQAPGPPLIAIPPPPRSPLKSVVRAYLPNEQRTIVQVKPGQTVREALSKAMKLRKLDPSTCAVYRCTQPEVKVQWDADIASVEGGEIRVKLKDNFSATTSISHNFVRKTFFSLAYCESCRRLLFQGFYCRTCGYRFHQRCAAAVPPLCNPAHVAENTLLQMLISCPEGPVPYPYTAGLTYPPTFQPMQIPRRHPPPLAQRERSTSAPNVCYNMVGNQGGIDTALEDWSYRIKAHNLAATEAGLISLTRLVQNGGGRSNSNKGLNGIREEQHENQPPEPQQQQQQAHVPGRHAWALPFTNLAIGLTLPTLTNFMGGGGSGGNGGAPPTLSGLGGASSPGSSPTKPSHSHSAQASPTNTLRPWRPRARSADESSKKVRASRESIEDWEIPADEILIGPRIGSGSFGTVYRGHWHGPVAVKTLNVKDPTPAQLQAFKNEVAVLRKTRHVNILLFMGCVSKPQLAIVTQWCEGSSLYKHLHVLETKFELLTLIETARQTAQGMDYLHAKNIIHRDLKSNNIFLHDDLTVKIGDFGLATVKTRWSGSHQFQQPSGSILWMAPEVIRMKDENPYSFQSDVYAFGVVLYELFSGQLPYSHISNKDQILFMVGRGFLRPDLSHVRSDTPKALRRLLESSIKFTREERPLFRQILVSLESLSRSLPKIHRSASEPTLSGSHFQSEDIYFAYALPKTPMNAQFGAFPLFNTGGVI, from the exons ATGGCCGTGAACGAGACTCTTCTCGGCAGTACAATGACGAATTTCACCCTTCCCAGCCCTAAAAGACATCGCAAATATGAAGAAACAGGAACGATTCACGATGAG CTGCGGAACATTCAAAGTGTCATTCGCCTCAccaaagaaaatattgatGCGCTCAATGCACAGTTTGCTGGATTCCAACACCCACCCTTGATGTACATAGCT gAATACAATGAATTGACAAGCAAGTTGCACGAATTCAAAGCCCGAGAGCAAGAACTCATCGAAAGAGTAAGCGCAGCTACGGCATCCAACGGACGACAAAGTCCTGGTGGTCACGAGTTGGAAGATTGTTCCGATGCTGAATTGCCACCACACCTCAAAACAGGATTTGGGCCAGATGGAGGTGGTCATCATCATGgacaccagcaacaacaaattcaTCATCAACAACAAGCTCCCGGTCCGCCTTTAATTGctatccctcctcctcctcgatCACCTCTAAAGTCGGTAGTGCGAGCATACCTGCCCAACGAGCAACGGACGATCGTACAAGTCAAACCCGGCCAAACTGTGCGTGAAGCCCTTTCAAAAGCCATGAAGCTGCGCAAGCTGGACCCGTCCACGTGCGCGGTCTATCGATGCACACAGCCTGAG gtcaaagtacaatgGGATGCCGATATAGCTTCAGTCGAAGGTGGAGAGATTCGTGTTAAACTTAAGGATAACTTCTCAGCCACTACCAGCATATCTCACAATTTC GTGCGCAAaacattcttttctttggcttaCTGCGAGTCCTGCCGACGCCTGCTGTTTCAAGGCTTCTATTGTCGGACGTGCGGATATCGTTTTCATCAGCGTTGCGCTGCAGCCGTCCCTCCCTTGTGCAATCCGGCTCACGTAGCCGAAAACACACTCCTACAGAT GTTAATATCGTGTCCAGAGGGCCCCGTACCGTACCCGTACACAGCCGGCCTTACATACCCGCCGACATTCCAGCCGATGCAGATTCCTCGACGCCACCCTCCACCTCTAGCCCAAAGAGAACGATCAACATCGGCTCCTAACGTTTGTTACAATATGGTCGGCAATCAAGGCGGCATCGATACCGCATTAGAGGATTGGTCCTATCGTATCAAAGCTCACAACCTTGCTGCAACAG AAGCTGGCCTGATCAGTTTAACACGTTTGGTACAAAACGGCGGAGGCcggagcaacagcaacaaaggCTTGAATGGCATCCGGGAAGAGCAGCATGAGAATCAGCCCCCTGAgccgcaacagcaacaacaacaggcgcATGTTCCCGGGAGGCATGCCTGGGCTCTCCCGTTCACCAACCTGGCTATCGGACTTACGTTGCCCACCT TAACAAATTTCATGGGAGGCGGCGGAAGCGGAGGCAACGGAGGAGCCCCACCCACCCTGAGTGGTCTTGGCGGAGCTTCCAGTCCGGGTAGCAGTCCGACTAAACCGTCGCATAGTCACAGTGCGCAGGCCAGCCCAACCAATACTTTACGGCCATGGAGACCACGAGCAAGAAGCGCGGACGAAAGTAGCAAAAAG GTGCGAGCGTCTCGCGAATCGATCGAAGATTGGGAGATTCCCGCAGACGAGATCCTCATTGGGCCGCGCATTGGTTCTGGCTCCTTCGGAACTGTGTATCGCGGACACTGGCACGGCCCAGTCGCTGTCAAAACCCTCAATGTCAAAGATCCGACACCAGCTCAGTTACAGGCATTCAAAAACGAAGTGGCAGTGTTGCGGAAAACCAG ACATGTCAACATTTTACTCTTTATGGGTTGCGTGAGTAAGCCGCAATTGGCCATCGTGACGCAATGGTGTGAAGGTTCATCCCTGTACAAACATCTCCACGTTCTCGAGACCAAGTTCGAGCTTCTAACACTCATCGAAACAGCGCGTCAAACAGCTCAGGGCATGGA TTATCTTCACGCCAAGAACATTATCCATCGCGATCTTAAAAGCAACAATATATTCTTGCACGACGACCTAACTGTCAAGATTGGAGATTTCGGTCTTGCCACGGTCAAAACACGCTGGTCAGGATCTCATCAGTTTCAGCAACCTTCGG GATCAATACTTTGGATGGCGCCGGAAGTGATACGCATGAAGGATGAAAATCCGTACAGTTTCCAGTCAGATGTGTACGCTTTCGGTGTTGTCCTCTATGAACTGTTTAGTGGCCAGCTACCTTATTCGCACATCAGCAACAAAGATCAG ATATTGTTCATGGTGGGCCGAGGATTCCTTCGTCCTGATTTGAGTCACGTTCGATCAGATACCCCGAAAGCGCTTCGCAGGCTACTGGAATCATCGATCAAGTTTACGCGAGAGGAACGACCTCTTTTTCGCCAGATACTCGTCTCCCTCGAAAGTCTGTCTCGTTCCTTACCCAAAATCCATCGCTCCGCTTCGGAACCTACACTGAGTGGAAGTCATTTCCAATCAGAGGATATTTACTTCGCCTACGCCCTGCCCAAGACTCCTATGAACGCCCAATTCGGCGCCTTTCCTCTATTCAATACGGGAGGTGTCAtttga
- the LOC124310935 gene encoding serine/threonine-protein kinase B-raf-like isoform X1 — protein MAVNETLLGSTMTNFTLPSPKRHRKYEETGTIHDELRNIQSVIRLTKENIDALNAQFAGFQHPPLMYIAEYNELTSKLHEFKAREQELIERVSAATASNGRQSPGGHELEDCSDAELPPHLKTGFGPDGGGHHHGHQQQQIHHQQQAPGPPLIAIPPPPRSPLKSVVRAYLPNEQRTIVQVKPGQTVREALSKAMKLRKLDPSTCAVYRCTQPEVKVQWDADIASVEGGEIRVKLKDNFSATTSISHNFVRKTFFSLAYCESCRRLLFQGFYCRTCGYRFHQRCAAAVPPLCNPAHVAENTLLQMLISCPEGPVPYPYTAGLTYPPTFQPMQIPRRHPPPLAQRERSTSAPNVCYNMVGNQGGIDTALEDWSYRIKAHNLAATEAGLISLTRLVQNGGGRSNSNKGLNGIREEQHENQPPEPQQQQQQAHVPGRHAWALPFTNLAIGLTLPTSNNSYFHRVTNFMGGGGSGGNGGAPPTLSGLGGASSPGSSPTKPSHSHSAQASPTNTLRPWRPRARSADESSKKVRASRESIEDWEIPADEILIGPRIGSGSFGTVYRGHWHGPVAVKTLNVKDPTPAQLQAFKNEVAVLRKTRHVNILLFMGCVSKPQLAIVTQWCEGSSLYKHLHVLETKFELLTLIETARQTAQGMDYLHAKNIIHRDLKSNNIFLHDDLTVKIGDFGLATVKTRWSGSHQFQQPSGSILWMAPEVIRMKDENPYSFQSDVYAFGVVLYELFSGQLPYSHISNKDQILFMVGRGFLRPDLSHVRSDTPKALRRLLESSIKFTREERPLFRQILVSLESLSRSLPKIHRSASEPTLSGSHFQSEDIYFAYALPKTPMNAQFGAFPLFNTGGVI, from the exons ATGGCCGTGAACGAGACTCTTCTCGGCAGTACAATGACGAATTTCACCCTTCCCAGCCCTAAAAGACATCGCAAATATGAAGAAACAGGAACGATTCACGATGAG CTGCGGAACATTCAAAGTGTCATTCGCCTCAccaaagaaaatattgatGCGCTCAATGCACAGTTTGCTGGATTCCAACACCCACCCTTGATGTACATAGCT gAATACAATGAATTGACAAGCAAGTTGCACGAATTCAAAGCCCGAGAGCAAGAACTCATCGAAAGAGTAAGCGCAGCTACGGCATCCAACGGACGACAAAGTCCTGGTGGTCACGAGTTGGAAGATTGTTCCGATGCTGAATTGCCACCACACCTCAAAACAGGATTTGGGCCAGATGGAGGTGGTCATCATCATGgacaccagcaacaacaaattcaTCATCAACAACAAGCTCCCGGTCCGCCTTTAATTGctatccctcctcctcctcgatCACCTCTAAAGTCGGTAGTGCGAGCATACCTGCCCAACGAGCAACGGACGATCGTACAAGTCAAACCCGGCCAAACTGTGCGTGAAGCCCTTTCAAAAGCCATGAAGCTGCGCAAGCTGGACCCGTCCACGTGCGCGGTCTATCGATGCACACAGCCTGAG gtcaaagtacaatgGGATGCCGATATAGCTTCAGTCGAAGGTGGAGAGATTCGTGTTAAACTTAAGGATAACTTCTCAGCCACTACCAGCATATCTCACAATTTC GTGCGCAAaacattcttttctttggcttaCTGCGAGTCCTGCCGACGCCTGCTGTTTCAAGGCTTCTATTGTCGGACGTGCGGATATCGTTTTCATCAGCGTTGCGCTGCAGCCGTCCCTCCCTTGTGCAATCCGGCTCACGTAGCCGAAAACACACTCCTACAGAT GTTAATATCGTGTCCAGAGGGCCCCGTACCGTACCCGTACACAGCCGGCCTTACATACCCGCCGACATTCCAGCCGATGCAGATTCCTCGACGCCACCCTCCACCTCTAGCCCAAAGAGAACGATCAACATCGGCTCCTAACGTTTGTTACAATATGGTCGGCAATCAAGGCGGCATCGATACCGCATTAGAGGATTGGTCCTATCGTATCAAAGCTCACAACCTTGCTGCAACAG AAGCTGGCCTGATCAGTTTAACACGTTTGGTACAAAACGGCGGAGGCcggagcaacagcaacaaaggCTTGAATGGCATCCGGGAAGAGCAGCATGAGAATCAGCCCCCTGAgccgcaacagcaacaacaacaggcgcATGTTCCCGGGAGGCATGCCTGGGCTCTCCCGTTCACCAACCTGGCTATCGGACTTACGTTGCCCACCT CCAACAACAGCTACTTCCACCGAG TAACAAATTTCATGGGAGGCGGCGGAAGCGGAGGCAACGGAGGAGCCCCACCCACCCTGAGTGGTCTTGGCGGAGCTTCCAGTCCGGGTAGCAGTCCGACTAAACCGTCGCATAGTCACAGTGCGCAGGCCAGCCCAACCAATACTTTACGGCCATGGAGACCACGAGCAAGAAGCGCGGACGAAAGTAGCAAAAAG GTGCGAGCGTCTCGCGAATCGATCGAAGATTGGGAGATTCCCGCAGACGAGATCCTCATTGGGCCGCGCATTGGTTCTGGCTCCTTCGGAACTGTGTATCGCGGACACTGGCACGGCCCAGTCGCTGTCAAAACCCTCAATGTCAAAGATCCGACACCAGCTCAGTTACAGGCATTCAAAAACGAAGTGGCAGTGTTGCGGAAAACCAG ACATGTCAACATTTTACTCTTTATGGGTTGCGTGAGTAAGCCGCAATTGGCCATCGTGACGCAATGGTGTGAAGGTTCATCCCTGTACAAACATCTCCACGTTCTCGAGACCAAGTTCGAGCTTCTAACACTCATCGAAACAGCGCGTCAAACAGCTCAGGGCATGGA TTATCTTCACGCCAAGAACATTATCCATCGCGATCTTAAAAGCAACAATATATTCTTGCACGACGACCTAACTGTCAAGATTGGAGATTTCGGTCTTGCCACGGTCAAAACACGCTGGTCAGGATCTCATCAGTTTCAGCAACCTTCGG GATCAATACTTTGGATGGCGCCGGAAGTGATACGCATGAAGGATGAAAATCCGTACAGTTTCCAGTCAGATGTGTACGCTTTCGGTGTTGTCCTCTATGAACTGTTTAGTGGCCAGCTACCTTATTCGCACATCAGCAACAAAGATCAG ATATTGTTCATGGTGGGCCGAGGATTCCTTCGTCCTGATTTGAGTCACGTTCGATCAGATACCCCGAAAGCGCTTCGCAGGCTACTGGAATCATCGATCAAGTTTACGCGAGAGGAACGACCTCTTTTTCGCCAGATACTCGTCTCCCTCGAAAGTCTGTCTCGTTCCTTACCCAAAATCCATCGCTCCGCTTCGGAACCTACACTGAGTGGAAGTCATTTCCAATCAGAGGATATTTACTTCGCCTACGCCCTGCCCAAGACTCCTATGAACGCCCAATTCGGCGCCTTTCCTCTATTCAATACGGGAGGTGTCAtttga